A genomic segment from Frateuria edaphi encodes:
- a CDS encoding GNAT family N-acetyltransferase codes for MTTLSTFTFRAATEADIPAIVALVESAYRGDSGRRGWTTESDLLDGQRTDAADVADAMSRPDSCILLLERDDRLLASCHLERKGEAAYFGMFAVDPARQAGGLGKQLLGEAERLAREDWGCRLMEMTVIVQREELIAWYERRGYRRTGSYKPFPYGQERFGIPRRDDLRFELLVKELAGVAV; via the coding sequence ATGACCACGCTATCCACATTCACCTTTCGCGCGGCCACCGAAGCCGATATCCCCGCCATCGTCGCGCTGGTCGAATCGGCTTATCGGGGCGATTCGGGCCGGCGCGGCTGGACTACCGAATCGGACCTGCTCGACGGCCAGCGCACCGACGCGGCCGATGTCGCCGACGCGATGTCCCGCCCCGACAGTTGCATCCTGCTGCTGGAGCGCGACGATCGTCTGCTCGCCAGCTGCCATCTGGAGCGCAAGGGCGAGGCCGCGTACTTCGGCATGTTCGCGGTCGATCCCGCGCGGCAGGCCGGCGGCCTGGGCAAGCAGTTGCTGGGCGAGGCCGAGCGCCTCGCACGGGAGGACTGGGGTTGTCGCCTGATGGAGATGACGGTGATCGTGCAGCGCGAGGAGTTGATCGCCTGGTACGAACGCCGGGGCTATCGGCGCACCGGCAGCTACAAGCCGTTCCCTTACGGCCAGGAGCGCTTCGGCATCCCGCGCCGCGACGACCTGCGTTTCGAGCTGCTGGTGAAGGAACTGGCGGGGGTCGCCGTATGA
- a CDS encoding PQQ-dependent sugar dehydrogenase: MSLIRRTLWLLPCLLALTACGVRARLPVTAGIGSDPALPPPNPSLIPTVNIAPARGWPPNASPVAAPGLAVQAFASNLDHPRWLYVLPDGDVLVAETNAPQRPEDARGLKGWFMRRVQKRAGAGVPSADRITLLRDADGDGAAETRSVLLDHLHSPFGMVLVGDALYVADTDALLRFPYRDGETHIQASGTKIADLPAGPINHHWTKNVVASPGGKRLYVSVGSNSNVGENGLAVERDRARILEIDPATGATHAYATGLRNPVGMAWQPQSGALWVAVNERDELGSDLVPDYMTAVREGAFYGWPYSYYGAHVDERVKPQDPALVARAVVPDYALGPHTASLGLAFYDAGLMPQYRNGAFVGQHGSWNRKPLSGYRVIFVPFADGKPIGPPQDVLTGFVDGHGHARGRPVGVAVARDGALLVADDVGNTIWRVAPTNP, from the coding sequence GTGTCGCTCATCCGCCGCACGCTGTGGCTTCTTCCCTGCCTGCTGGCGCTGACCGCCTGCGGTGTACGTGCGCGCCTGCCGGTGACGGCTGGCATCGGTTCCGATCCTGCGCTGCCGCCGCCCAACCCTTCGCTGATACCGACGGTGAACATCGCCCCGGCCAGGGGCTGGCCGCCCAACGCCAGCCCCGTCGCCGCACCCGGATTGGCAGTGCAGGCATTCGCGAGCAACCTCGATCACCCGCGCTGGCTCTACGTGCTCCCCGACGGCGATGTGCTGGTGGCCGAGACCAATGCGCCCCAACGACCGGAGGACGCCCGCGGATTGAAGGGCTGGTTCATGCGGCGGGTGCAGAAACGCGCGGGCGCCGGCGTGCCCAGCGCCGACCGCATCACGTTGCTGCGCGACGCCGACGGCGATGGCGCGGCCGAAACCCGCAGCGTGCTGCTCGATCATTTGCACTCGCCCTTCGGCATGGTGCTGGTCGGCGACGCGCTGTACGTGGCCGACACCGACGCGCTGCTGCGCTTTCCCTACCGCGACGGCGAAACGCACATCCAGGCGAGCGGCACCAAGATCGCCGACCTGCCCGCCGGACCGATCAACCACCACTGGACCAAGAACGTGGTCGCCAGCCCCGGCGGCAAGCGGCTGTACGTCAGCGTCGGCTCGAACAGCAACGTCGGCGAGAACGGCCTGGCGGTGGAACGGGACCGCGCGCGCATCCTGGAAATCGATCCGGCCACCGGCGCCACGCATGCGTACGCCACCGGCTTGCGCAACCCGGTCGGCATGGCCTGGCAGCCGCAGAGCGGCGCGCTGTGGGTCGCCGTCAACGAACGCGACGAACTGGGCAGCGACCTGGTGCCCGACTACATGACCGCCGTGCGCGAGGGCGCCTTCTACGGCTGGCCGTACAGCTACTACGGCGCGCACGTGGACGAGCGCGTCAAGCCGCAGGATCCGGCGCTGGTCGCCCGCGCCGTCGTGCCCGACTACGCACTGGGCCCGCACACCGCGTCGCTGGGCCTGGCGTTCTACGACGCCGGGTTGATGCCGCAGTATCGCAACGGCGCCTTCGTCGGCCAGCACGGCTCGTGGAACCGCAAGCCGCTGAGCGGGTACCGGGTGATCTTCGTGCCGTTTGCGGACGGCAAACCCATCGGTCCGCCGCAGGACGTGCTGACCGGCTTCGTCGACGGGCATGGCCACGCGCGTGGACGCCCGGTCGGGGTGGCGGTGGCGCGCGACGGCGCGCTGCTGGTCGCCGACGATGTGGGCAATACGATATGGCGGGTGGCGCCGACCAACCCGTAG
- a CDS encoding cysteine desulfurase: protein MSATAAHAHPAPALDIERIRSDFPLLARSVHGKPLVYLDNANTSQKPAAVIEAVDAHYRMHNANVSRAVHQLGEEATLAYEGARDKLARFINAPSRNELVLTSGTTQAINLVAYSYALPQLKPGDTILTTLMEHHANIVPWQLVAGRSGASVKFAPIDERGELDVERYLEMLTPEVKLACVAHVSNVLGTVNPVREIARECARRGIPLLVDGSQAVPHRPVDVQALGCDFYAFTGHKMLGPTGTGALWAKRAHLDAMPPFFGGGDMIRQVRVDGTTFADPPHKFEAGTPNIAGFVGLGVAVDYYGTLDLAAIHAWEQQLLAYATERLREVPGARLFGEAAEKEPVISFLIEGTQSTDLATLLDLEGVAVRSGHHCAHPLMQHFGVPATLRASLAFYNTMEEVDVFVAALEKVRKLLM, encoded by the coding sequence ATGTCCGCCACCGCCGCCCACGCACACCCGGCGCCTGCCCTCGACATCGAGCGCATCCGCTCCGATTTCCCGTTGCTCGCCCGCAGCGTGCATGGCAAGCCGCTGGTCTACCTGGACAACGCCAACACCAGCCAGAAGCCCGCGGCGGTGATCGAGGCGGTGGACGCGCACTACCGGATGCACAACGCCAACGTCTCGCGGGCCGTGCACCAGCTCGGCGAAGAAGCGACGCTGGCCTACGAAGGCGCGCGCGACAAGCTGGCCCGCTTCATCAACGCCCCCTCGCGCAATGAGCTGGTGCTGACCTCCGGTACCACCCAGGCGATCAACCTGGTGGCCTACAGCTACGCATTGCCGCAGCTCAAGCCCGGCGACACGATCCTGACCACCTTGATGGAGCACCACGCCAACATCGTGCCGTGGCAACTGGTCGCCGGGCGCAGCGGCGCTTCGGTGAAGTTCGCGCCCATCGACGAGCGCGGCGAACTGGACGTCGAGCGGTATCTGGAGATGCTCACCCCCGAGGTGAAACTCGCCTGCGTGGCGCACGTGTCCAACGTGCTCGGCACCGTGAACCCGGTGCGCGAGATCGCCCGCGAGTGCGCGCGCCGCGGCATCCCGCTGCTGGTGGACGGCTCGCAGGCGGTACCGCATCGGCCGGTCGACGTGCAGGCGCTCGGCTGCGATTTCTACGCCTTCACCGGACACAAGATGCTCGGCCCCACCGGCACCGGCGCGCTGTGGGCGAAGCGGGCGCACCTGGACGCCATGCCGCCGTTCTTCGGCGGCGGCGACATGATCCGGCAGGTACGCGTGGACGGCACCACCTTCGCCGATCCGCCGCACAAGTTCGAGGCGGGCACGCCCAACATCGCCGGGTTCGTCGGCCTGGGCGTGGCAGTGGACTACTACGGCACGCTGGACCTGGCGGCGATCCATGCGTGGGAGCAGCAACTGCTGGCCTACGCCACCGAGCGCCTGCGCGAGGTGCCAGGGGCGCGGCTGTTCGGCGAGGCAGCGGAAAAGGAGCCGGTGATCTCCTTCCTCATCGAAGGCACGCAGTCGACCGACCTGGCGACGCTGCTGGATCTGGAAGGCGTGGCCGTGCGCTCGGGCCACCACTGCGCGCATCCCCTGATGCAGCACTTCGGCGTGCCCGCGACGTTGCGTGCGTCGCTGGCGTTCTACAACACGATGGAAGAGGTCGACGTGTTCGTGGCCGCGCTGGAGAAGGTCCGCAAGCTGCTGATGTGA
- the sufD gene encoding Fe-S cluster assembly protein SufD, whose translation MNQPARTPFVAALADAPLPASGIAWLDQARRENLESFADAGLPDTRVEAWKYTALRALAQRSFAAGDAQAASRPVDPAAMALPGIDGPVLVFVNGAFRADLSALDALPAGVSMQPLSRALAEDAEPLRFALSRHFREPGDAFARLNSAFAHDGAVLRVAAGTRVAAPLRLLFVGAAADRDVSWHVRNLVELGEGAELTLIEQYLDAGEQAHLGTQLAGFTLRADATLHHAVLQQAGTGSSLVRRSHYRLDARAQAHLHVLELGGALARHDLWAELVGDAAAFHTHGAFLPDGRQHMDTQLAIHHRARDTVSSSTWRGVASGRGRGVFRGAILVAAGADGADASLGNKNLLLSAQAEIDTKPELEIYADEVKAAHGATVGQLDERALFYLRSRGIPGAQARTLLTTAFARAPFESLPHEPLRQHIDQLLLSRLPA comes from the coding sequence ATGAACCAGCCGGCCCGTACGCCGTTCGTCGCCGCGCTGGCCGACGCGCCGCTGCCGGCCAGCGGCATTGCCTGGCTGGACCAGGCGCGTCGCGAGAACCTCGAGTCCTTTGCGGATGCCGGCCTGCCGGACACGCGCGTGGAAGCGTGGAAATACACCGCGCTGCGCGCGCTGGCGCAGCGCAGCTTCGCCGCCGGCGACGCGCAGGCGGCCAGTCGTCCGGTCGACCCGGCCGCGATGGCGCTGCCTGGCATCGACGGACCCGTGCTGGTGTTCGTCAACGGCGCTTTCCGCGCGGACCTTTCCGCGCTCGACGCGTTGCCGGCCGGGGTGAGCATGCAGCCGCTGTCGCGCGCGCTGGCCGAGGATGCGGAGCCGCTGCGCTTCGCCCTCTCGCGGCACTTCCGCGAGCCGGGCGACGCGTTCGCGCGCCTCAACAGTGCCTTCGCCCACGATGGCGCGGTGTTGCGCGTGGCCGCCGGAACCCGGGTCGCCGCGCCGCTGCGCCTGCTGTTCGTCGGCGCCGCGGCGGACCGGGACGTTTCCTGGCACGTACGCAACCTCGTCGAGCTGGGTGAGGGCGCCGAACTCACGCTGATCGAGCAGTACCTCGATGCCGGCGAACAGGCACACCTGGGCACGCAGCTCGCCGGCTTCACCCTGCGCGCCGACGCGACTTTGCACCATGCGGTGCTTCAGCAGGCGGGCACCGGCAGCAGCCTCGTGCGCCGCAGCCATTACCGGCTGGATGCGCGCGCGCAAGCGCACCTGCACGTGCTGGAACTCGGTGGCGCGCTGGCGCGGCACGACCTGTGGGCCGAATTGGTGGGCGACGCGGCCGCTTTCCATACCCATGGCGCCTTCCTGCCCGATGGCCGCCAGCACATGGACACCCAGCTGGCGATCCACCACCGCGCGCGCGATACCGTCTCCTCCTCGACCTGGCGCGGCGTGGCCAGTGGCCGTGGGCGCGGCGTGTTCCGTGGTGCGATCCTGGTGGCGGCCGGGGCCGACGGCGCGGACGCCTCGCTGGGCAACAAGAACCTGTTGCTGTCGGCGCAGGCCGAGATCGACACCAAGCCGGAACTGGAGATCTACGCCGACGAGGTGAAGGCCGCGCACGGCGCAACCGTCGGCCAGCTGGACGAGCGCGCGCTGTTCTACCTGCGCTCGCGCGGTATTCCCGGCGCTCAGGCGCGCACGTTGTTGACGACCGCCTTCGCCCGGGCGCCGTTCGAGTCGCTGCCGCACGAGCCCCTGCGCCAGCATATCGACCAGTTGCTGCTGTCCCGACTGCCCGCCTGA
- the sufC gene encoding Fe-S cluster assembly ATPase SufC: MLKIVNLHARVEGKDILKGLSLEVKPGEVHAIMGPNGAGKSTLGNVLSGREGYEVTEGTVLFEGRNLLELEPEERAAAGVFLAFQYPVEIPGVNNTYFLRAAFNAQRKARGEAELDSMQFLKLVREKLKIMQLSPDLLNRAVNEGFSGGEKKRNEIFQMALLEPKLAILDETDSGLDIDALKQVAEGVNALRSPERSFIVVTHYQRLLDYIVPDFVHVLAGGRIVESGDRSLALKLEEHGYAWVAEHGEPAGASA, from the coding sequence ATGCTCAAGATCGTCAACCTGCACGCCCGCGTCGAGGGCAAGGACATCCTCAAGGGCCTCTCGCTCGAAGTGAAGCCGGGCGAGGTGCACGCCATCATGGGGCCCAACGGCGCCGGCAAGTCTACGCTGGGCAACGTGCTGTCCGGCCGCGAGGGCTACGAGGTCACCGAAGGCACGGTGCTGTTCGAGGGCCGCAACCTGCTGGAGCTGGAGCCGGAGGAGCGCGCCGCCGCCGGCGTGTTCCTGGCGTTCCAGTATCCGGTCGAGATCCCGGGCGTGAACAACACCTATTTCCTGCGCGCGGCCTTCAACGCGCAGCGCAAGGCGCGCGGCGAAGCCGAGCTGGACTCGATGCAGTTCCTCAAGCTGGTGCGCGAGAAGCTCAAGATCATGCAGCTCTCGCCGGACCTGCTGAACCGCGCCGTGAACGAAGGTTTCTCCGGTGGCGAGAAGAAGCGCAACGAGATCTTCCAGATGGCGCTGCTGGAGCCGAAGCTCGCGATCCTGGACGAGACCGACTCGGGCCTGGACATCGACGCACTCAAGCAGGTGGCCGAGGGCGTCAACGCGCTGCGCTCGCCGGAGCGCTCCTTCATCGTGGTGACGCATTACCAGCGATTGCTCGACTACATCGTGCCGGACTTCGTGCACGTGCTGGCCGGCGGGCGCATCGTCGAGAGCGGCGACCGCAGCCTGGCGCTCAAGCTCGAAGAACACGGCTACGCCTGGGTCGCCGAGCACGGCGAACCGGCCGGGGCGTCGGCATGA
- a CDS encoding ACT domain-containing protein: MNTAATSSHPGGTDLRALLAGLNPRLHPMPRRFLFVSHDKAFGRMHEALMMFREDEGVTLIVDHDLEGPELVADRLLWAQITLGVESSLDAVGMMAAVSAALAARDISCNPVSAFLHDHVFVPWNRREDALDALAHLSA, translated from the coding sequence ATGAACACCGCTGCCACGAGCTCGCACCCGGGCGGAACCGACCTGCGAGCCCTGCTCGCCGGACTGAATCCACGCCTGCATCCGATGCCGCGCCGCTTCCTGTTCGTGTCGCACGACAAGGCGTTCGGGCGCATGCACGAGGCGCTGATGATGTTCCGCGAGGATGAGGGCGTCACGCTGATCGTCGACCACGACCTGGAAGGCCCCGAGCTGGTCGCCGACCGGTTGCTGTGGGCGCAGATCACGCTGGGCGTGGAATCGAGCCTCGACGCGGTCGGCATGATGGCTGCCGTGTCCGCCGCGCTGGCCGCGCGCGACATTTCCTGCAACCCGGTTTCTGCGTTCCTGCACGACCACGTGTTCGTGCCCTGGAACCGTCGCGAGGACGCGCTCGACGCGCTCGCGCACCTCTCTGCCTGA
- the sufB gene encoding Fe-S cluster assembly protein SufB, translated as MRDNAEVAEALGRNYAAGFVTEIESDSLPPGLDEGTIRQLSAIKREPEWMTEWRLAAFRHWQTMPTPDWAKLKIDPIDYQAISYYSAPKAGPKSLDEVDPALLETYEKLGVPLHERAALAGVAVDAVFDSVSVGTTFRKKLAEAGVIFCSMSEAIREHPELMQKYLGSVVPQGDNYFAALNSAVFSDGSFVFVPEGVRCPMELSTYFRINAQNTGQFERTLIVCEDRAHVSYLEGCTAPRRDENQLHAAVVELVALEGATIKYSTVQNWYPGDENGVGGIYNFVTKRGDCRGADSKISWTQVETGSAVTWKYPSVVLRGDRSVGEFYSVALTHHFQQADTGTKMIHIGRDTKSKIVSKGISAGRSSNSYRGLVKVEKGAERARNYTQCDSLLIGKKCGAHTFPYMEVKNPTAIVEHEATTSKISDDQLFYCRSRGIGEEDAVSMIVDGFCKQVFRELPMEFAVEAKKLLEVSLEGAVG; from the coding sequence TTGCGCGACAACGCCGAGGTCGCCGAAGCGCTAGGCCGCAACTACGCGGCCGGCTTCGTCACCGAGATCGAGAGCGACAGCCTGCCGCCGGGGCTCGACGAAGGCACCATCCGCCAGCTCTCCGCGATCAAGCGCGAGCCGGAGTGGATGACCGAGTGGCGCCTGGCCGCGTTCCGCCACTGGCAGACCATGCCCACGCCCGACTGGGCCAAGCTCAAGATCGACCCGATCGACTACCAGGCGATCAGCTACTACTCCGCACCCAAGGCCGGCCCCAAGTCGCTGGACGAGGTCGACCCGGCGCTGCTGGAAACCTACGAGAAGCTGGGCGTGCCGCTGCACGAGCGCGCCGCGCTGGCCGGCGTGGCGGTCGATGCAGTGTTCGACTCGGTGTCGGTCGGCACCACGTTCCGCAAGAAGCTCGCCGAGGCCGGCGTGATCTTCTGCTCGATGAGCGAGGCGATCCGCGAGCATCCGGAGCTGATGCAGAAGTACCTGGGCAGCGTGGTGCCGCAGGGCGACAACTACTTCGCCGCGCTCAACTCGGCGGTGTTCTCCGATGGCAGCTTCGTGTTCGTGCCCGAGGGCGTGCGCTGCCCTATGGAGCTGTCCACCTACTTCCGCATCAACGCGCAGAACACCGGCCAGTTCGAGCGCACGCTGATCGTCTGCGAGGACCGCGCGCACGTTTCCTACCTGGAAGGCTGCACCGCACCCCGGCGCGACGAGAACCAGCTGCACGCCGCGGTGGTGGAGCTGGTCGCGCTGGAAGGCGCCACCATCAAGTACTCGACCGTGCAGAACTGGTACCCCGGCGACGAGAACGGCGTCGGCGGCATCTACAACTTCGTGACCAAGCGCGGTGACTGCCGCGGCGCGGACAGCAAGATCAGCTGGACGCAGGTCGAGACCGGTTCGGCGGTGACGTGGAAGTACCCGTCCGTGGTGCTGCGCGGCGACCGCTCCGTCGGCGAGTTCTACTCGGTGGCGCTGACGCACCATTTCCAGCAGGCCGACACCGGCACCAAGATGATCCACATCGGCCGCGACACGAAGTCAAAGATCGTCTCCAAGGGCATCTCCGCCGGACGCAGTTCCAACAGCTACCGCGGGCTGGTCAAGGTGGAGAAGGGCGCCGAGCGCGCGCGCAACTACACCCAGTGCGACTCCCTGTTGATCGGCAAGAAGTGCGGCGCGCACACCTTCCCCTACATGGAAGTGAAGAACCCCACCGCGATCGTCGAACACGAGGCGACCACCTCGAAGATTTCCGACGACCAGCTCTTCTACTGCCGTTCGCGCGGCATCGGCGAGGAAGACGCCGTATCGATGATCGTCGACGGGTTCTGCAAGCAGGTCTTCCGGGAGCTGCCGATGGAGTTCGCGGTCGAGGCCAAGAAGCTGCTGGAAGTCTCGCTGGAAGGCGCGGTCGGATGA
- a CDS encoding SUF system Fe-S cluster assembly regulator: MLRVSRLTDYAAVVMTCIAAHPHDVLSTAQIADETRLEGPTVSKLLKSLGHAGLVESFRGVNGGYRLSRPAREISLAQIVEAMEGPIGMTECSVEGQCDRESQCGVRGSWRRISSVLDNALRAVSLADMLQPPRPAVATVALSELKGRTHA, encoded by the coding sequence ATGCTTCGCGTCAGCCGCCTGACCGACTACGCCGCGGTGGTGATGACCTGCATCGCCGCCCACCCGCACGACGTGCTCAGCACCGCGCAGATCGCCGATGAAACGCGGCTGGAAGGGCCGACCGTGAGCAAGCTCCTGAAATCGCTCGGTCACGCCGGCCTGGTCGAGTCGTTCCGCGGCGTCAACGGGGGCTATCGCCTGTCGCGCCCGGCGCGCGAGATCAGCCTGGCGCAGATCGTCGAGGCGATGGAGGGGCCGATCGGCATGACCGAATGCAGCGTCGAAGGGCAGTGCGATCGCGAATCGCAGTGCGGCGTGCGCGGCAGCTGGCGGCGCATCAGCAGCGTGCTGGACAACGCGCTGCGCGCGGTCAGCCTGGCCGACATGCTGCAACCGCCGCGCCCGGCGGTCGCCACCGTGGCGCTGAGCGAACTGAAGGGCAGGACCCACGCGTGA
- a CDS encoding nucleotide sugar dehydrogenase, with translation MDPNTSAHIGIIGLGYVGLPLAVEFGRHFDTLGYDIDAARVAELRGGSDHTLETSPEQLRAATRLSFTDRAGDLARCNVYIVTVPTPIDEAQRPDLKPLEAACRMLGPQLKRGDLVVFESTVYPGTTEEVCVPLLAEGSGLAFNVDFFCGYSPERINPGDHARRVTDIVKLTSGSTPEAAERVDALYRTIIRAGTHKTSSIRVAESAKVIENVQRDVNIALVNELALIFHRLGIDTEEVLTAAGTKWNFLPFRPGLVGGHCIGVDPYYLTHKAEVTGYHPELILAARRINSRMGSVVADRVIRLMSERRLHIVDARVLVLGFAFKENCPDLRNTRVIDIVRELESSAAKVDVYDPWVDASEAERAYRVRLVDQPGEGYDAIIVAVAHRQFQEMGAERIRALGKPGAVIYDVKSVLPQEAVDGRL, from the coding sequence ATGGACCCGAACACCTCCGCGCACATCGGCATCATCGGACTGGGTTACGTCGGCCTGCCGCTGGCGGTGGAATTCGGGCGCCATTTCGACACGCTGGGCTACGACATCGATGCCGCGCGCGTGGCCGAATTGCGTGGTGGCAGCGACCACACGCTGGAGACCTCGCCCGAACAGTTGCGCGCCGCCACCCGGTTGTCGTTCACCGACCGCGCGGGCGACCTGGCGCGCTGCAACGTCTACATCGTCACCGTGCCCACGCCGATCGACGAGGCGCAGCGGCCGGATCTGAAGCCGCTGGAGGCGGCCTGCCGCATGCTCGGACCGCAGCTCAAGCGCGGCGACCTGGTGGTGTTCGAGTCGACCGTCTATCCGGGCACCACCGAGGAAGTCTGCGTGCCGCTGCTGGCGGAAGGTTCGGGCCTGGCCTTCAACGTCGACTTCTTCTGCGGCTACAGCCCCGAGCGCATCAACCCCGGCGACCACGCGCGGCGCGTGACCGACATCGTCAAGCTGACTTCCGGTTCCACGCCGGAAGCGGCCGAGCGGGTCGATGCGCTGTACCGCACGATCATCCGCGCCGGCACGCACAAGACGTCCTCGATCCGTGTGGCGGAGTCGGCCAAGGTGATCGAGAACGTGCAGCGCGACGTCAACATCGCGCTGGTCAACGAGCTGGCGCTGATCTTCCACCGGCTGGGCATCGATACCGAGGAAGTGCTCACCGCGGCCGGCACCAAGTGGAACTTCCTGCCGTTCCGGCCCGGCCTGGTCGGCGGCCACTGCATCGGCGTGGACCCGTACTACCTTACCCACAAGGCCGAGGTCACCGGCTACCACCCGGAGCTGATCCTGGCCGCTCGGCGGATCAACAGCCGCATGGGCAGCGTCGTGGCCGACCGCGTGATCCGCCTGATGAGCGAGCGGCGCCTGCACATCGTCGACGCGCGCGTACTGGTGCTGGGCTTCGCCTTCAAGGAGAACTGCCCGGACTTGCGCAACACGCGGGTGATCGACATCGTGCGGGAACTGGAGTCCTCCGCCGCAAAGGTGGACGTGTACGACCCTTGGGTGGATGCGTCCGAGGCCGAGCGCGCCTACCGCGTGCGGCTGGTGGACCAGCCCGGCGAGGGTTACGACGCGATCATCGTGGCGGTGGCGCACCGGCAGTTCCAGGAGATGGGCGCCGAACGCATCCGCGCGCTGGGCAAGCCAGGCGCGGTGATCTACGACGTGAAGTCCGTTCTGCCGCAAGAAGCCGTCGACGGGCGCTTGTAG
- a CDS encoding sugar O-acetyltransferase has protein sequence MRSEKEKMLAGDLYDASAPELQAELAENHRWLARYNAALAEGPVRWHTLLEERLAAVGEGAVIRPPFHCDYGFNIHLGAGAFLNFNCMILDVVAVHIGERTQIGPGVQILAADHPRDPAKRSTGLEFGRPVRIGSNVWIGAGALILPGVTVGDDALVGAGSVVTRDVPDGATVVGNPARVRDQR, from the coding sequence GTGCGCAGCGAAAAGGAAAAGATGCTGGCGGGCGACCTCTACGACGCCAGCGCACCCGAGCTGCAGGCGGAACTGGCCGAGAACCATCGCTGGCTGGCGCGCTACAACGCCGCCCTGGCGGAGGGCCCGGTACGCTGGCACACCCTGCTGGAAGAACGCCTCGCCGCGGTCGGCGAAGGCGCGGTGATCCGTCCGCCCTTCCACTGCGACTACGGCTTCAACATCCACCTGGGCGCCGGCGCCTTCCTCAATTTCAACTGCATGATCCTGGATGTGGTGGCGGTGCACATCGGCGAGCGGACGCAGATCGGCCCGGGCGTGCAGATCCTCGCCGCCGACCATCCGCGCGATCCGGCCAAACGCTCCACCGGCCTGGAATTCGGGCGGCCGGTGCGGATCGGCAGCAACGTCTGGATCGGTGCCGGCGCGCTCATCCTGCCCGGCGTCACCGTCGGCGACGATGCACTGGTCGGTGCCGGCAGCGTGGTTACCCGCGACGTCCCCGATGGCGCCACGGTCGTCGGCAATCCGGCGCGGGTTCGCGATCAGCGCTGA
- a CDS encoding glutathione S-transferase family protein yields MSASRLTLYATRAGFGLPDTSPFVLKTEVQLQMAGVAYERASAIPPQAPRGKLPYIDDRGVVVADSTFIRAHIERTYGIDLDAGLDPSQRAQAWAIERMLEDHLYFAMVWFRWLEPANFAKGPAHFADTAPEGQREQLRRDLQARKQAELHAQGLGRHEPEGIAELGTRSIDALATLLDDKPWLMGDAPSGVDATAFGMLACVLTPFFDTPLRRAAEAHANLAAYVARMMRRHYPGHPWPE; encoded by the coding sequence GTGTCTGCCTCACGCCTGACCCTCTACGCCACCCGCGCCGGCTTCGGCCTGCCCGATACCAGCCCGTTCGTGCTCAAGACCGAGGTCCAGCTGCAGATGGCTGGAGTGGCCTACGAGCGCGCTTCCGCGATTCCGCCGCAGGCGCCAAGGGGCAAGTTGCCCTACATCGACGATCGCGGCGTGGTGGTGGCCGACTCGACCTTCATCCGCGCGCACATCGAGCGCACTTACGGCATCGACCTCGACGCGGGCCTGGACCCATCGCAGCGCGCGCAGGCCTGGGCCATCGAACGCATGCTCGAAGACCACCTGTATTTCGCCATGGTGTGGTTTCGCTGGCTGGAACCGGCGAACTTCGCCAAGGGGCCGGCCCACTTCGCCGATACGGCACCGGAGGGCCAGCGCGAGCAATTGCGGCGCGACCTGCAGGCGCGCAAGCAGGCTGAGCTGCACGCGCAGGGCTTGGGCCGGCACGAACCCGAGGGCATCGCCGAGCTGGGCACGCGCTCGATCGACGCACTCGCCACCCTCCTGGACGACAAGCCCTGGCTGATGGGCGATGCACCCAGCGGCGTCGATGCCACCGCCTTCGGCATGCTGGCCTGCGTGCTCACGCCGTTCTTCGACACCCCGTTGAGGCGCGCCGCGGAGGCGCACGCCAACCTGGCCGCCTATGTCGCCCGCATGATGCGGCGCCATTACCCCGGGCATCCGTGGCCGGAATGA